Proteins from a single region of Hymenobacter aquaticus:
- a CDS encoding quinone oxidoreductase family protein, which translates to MTESAGMHALFFETFGGPEVLRYGPVPRPELLPGTVLMRVKSIGLNYADIYRRYGNYHLVGEPPYILGYEAAGEILAVAPDVTHLHVGQRIACADVPHSNAEVMRVPVEHVIPLPDDIAFDQAAALLLQGLTAQYLTADSYPVGPGTVALVHAVAGGVGQLLTQFIKARGGQVIGLTSSPAKREQALAAGADAVFLYQDAWEAAVRDYCGAAGGVEVVYESVGSTLAQSLAVTRVRGTVVFFGMAGGDPAPVDPRQLMDRSLTLTGGDLWNYLTSRAEREQRAAALFELVRGGQLQAVVTAAFPLSEGPAAHRLLESRQSTGKILLHP; encoded by the coding sequence ATGACCGAATCTGCTGGCATGCACGCCTTGTTCTTTGAAACCTTCGGCGGCCCCGAGGTGCTGCGCTACGGCCCGGTGCCCCGGCCTGAGCTGTTGCCCGGCACGGTATTAATGCGAGTCAAAAGCATTGGCCTCAATTACGCTGACATCTACCGGCGCTACGGCAACTACCACCTGGTGGGCGAGCCACCCTACATTCTGGGCTACGAGGCCGCCGGCGAAATTCTGGCCGTGGCCCCCGACGTAACCCACCTGCATGTAGGCCAGCGCATTGCCTGCGCCGACGTGCCGCACTCCAACGCCGAGGTGATGCGCGTGCCCGTGGAGCACGTCATTCCCCTGCCCGACGATATTGCCTTCGACCAGGCCGCGGCCTTGCTGCTCCAGGGCCTGACGGCGCAGTACCTCACCGCCGACAGCTACCCGGTGGGGCCCGGCACGGTGGCCTTGGTGCACGCCGTAGCCGGTGGGGTGGGGCAGCTGCTCACGCAGTTCATCAAAGCCCGGGGCGGGCAGGTCATTGGCCTGACGTCGAGCCCGGCCAAGCGGGAGCAGGCCCTGGCCGCCGGCGCCGACGCCGTTTTTCTGTACCAGGACGCGTGGGAAGCCGCCGTGCGCGACTATTGCGGGGCGGCCGGCGGCGTCGAGGTGGTCTACGAATCGGTGGGCAGCACGCTGGCCCAGAGCCTGGCCGTGACGCGGGTGCGGGGCACGGTGGTGTTTTTCGGCATGGCCGGCGGCGACCCGGCCCCCGTGGACCCGCGCCAGCTGATGGACCGTTCCCTGACCCTGACCGGCGGTGACCTGTGGAACTACCTGACTTCGCGCGCCGAGCGGGAGCAGCGGGCCGCGGCCTTGTTTGAGCTGGTGCGCGGCGGTCAGCTGCAGGCGGTTGTCACGGCTGCTTTCCCGCTTAGTGAGGGGCCGGCGGCGCACCGTTTGCTGGAAAGCCGGCAAAGCACCGGCAAGATTCTGCTGCATCCCTAA
- a CDS encoding acyltransferase family protein has product MPALRSVSSAHALGYLDGLRGLAAAVVVIHHLAGFFYPTMLSGDAYSAHWGGGVEQAVASTPLNLLIGGNFAVCLFFVLSGLVLSEKFWRTGQLEVLRSQACRRYVRLMLPVLFAALVALALWVAGAYRNTEVAEITGARRFGEYWAELPGLKQILHDLAVGIPLGGESGYNPVFWTLSIELFGSFIVFALLAFFGAVRHRAWVYAAAILVLSVSELNFYYTGFILGVWLNDWRHHAPGGLPRGVGVGSLLLLGAVFFGSYPTADLVRVQDTIYWFLQPDWLGNERAIQVWHLLGAALLLLGVFALPGLQRLLGRRWLRGLGAVSFSLYLLHFLVLGSFSSAVFLALRAQFGYDASVALTVLATLPVLGLTSYAMYRVVDLPGIRLAQWLYDRFFRPAAQPQATAAAPVTTAAEA; this is encoded by the coding sequence ATGCCCGCACTCCGGTCTGTTTCGTCGGCTCACGCCCTGGGCTACCTCGATGGCCTGCGCGGCTTGGCCGCCGCCGTGGTCGTTATTCACCACCTGGCCGGCTTTTTCTACCCCACCATGCTTTCCGGCGACGCCTACTCGGCCCACTGGGGTGGGGGCGTGGAGCAAGCCGTAGCCAGCACCCCGCTCAACCTCCTGATTGGCGGCAACTTTGCCGTTTGCCTGTTTTTTGTGCTCAGCGGCCTGGTGCTCAGTGAGAAATTCTGGCGGACCGGGCAGCTGGAAGTGCTTCGGTCCCAGGCCTGCCGCCGCTACGTGCGCCTGATGCTGCCGGTGCTGTTTGCGGCCCTGGTAGCCCTGGCATTGTGGGTGGCCGGGGCGTACCGCAACACGGAAGTGGCCGAAATCACCGGGGCCCGGCGCTTCGGCGAGTACTGGGCCGAGCTGCCGGGCCTCAAGCAAATTCTGCACGATCTGGCGGTGGGTATTCCGCTGGGCGGCGAATCGGGCTACAACCCGGTTTTCTGGACGTTGAGCATCGAGCTGTTCGGCTCCTTTATCGTGTTTGCCCTGCTGGCGTTTTTCGGTGCGGTGCGGCACCGGGCCTGGGTGTACGCTGCGGCTATTCTGGTGCTGAGCGTCTCCGAGCTTAACTTCTACTACACCGGCTTTATTCTTGGCGTCTGGCTCAACGACTGGCGGCACCACGCGCCGGGCGGGCTGCCCCGGGGCGTAGGCGTGGGTAGCCTGCTGCTGCTGGGTGCCGTGTTTTTTGGCTCGTACCCCACGGCCGACCTGGTGCGGGTGCAGGACACCATCTACTGGTTTTTGCAACCCGACTGGCTGGGCAACGAGCGGGCTATTCAGGTGTGGCACCTGCTGGGGGCGGCGCTGCTGCTGCTGGGCGTGTTTGCCCTGCCTGGGTTGCAGCGGCTGTTGGGCCGGCGCTGGCTGCGCGGCCTGGGCGCTGTTTCCTTTTCGCTCTACCTGCTGCACTTTCTGGTGCTGGGCTCGTTTTCCAGTGCCGTGTTTCTAGCCCTGCGGGCACAATTCGGCTACGATGCCAGCGTCGCCCTCACGGTGCTGGCCACCCTGCCCGTGCTCGGGCTGACGTCCTACGCCATGTATCGAGTGGTCGATTTGCCCGGCATCCGGCTGGCGCAGTGGCTCTACGACCGGTTTTTCCGGCCCGCTGCCCAGCCGCAAGCCACTGCTGCCGCTCCGGTAACTACCGCCGCCGAAGCGTGA
- a CDS encoding dihydrofolate reductase — protein MIALVVAVADNGVIGRDNQLIWHLPDDLKHFKRLTLNHPIIMGRRTFEAIGRPLPKRRNIVVTRQADWQATGCEAAFSIADALETARTTDENIFVIGGGEIYRQALPMADTVYLTEVHHDFEGDAVFPDLLPGEWREETRERHEPDDQHAYAFSFVTLRRR, from the coding sequence ATGATAGCCTTAGTGGTAGCCGTAGCCGATAACGGCGTGATTGGCCGGGACAATCAGCTGATCTGGCACTTGCCGGATGATCTGAAGCACTTTAAGCGCCTGACGCTGAACCACCCAATTATCATGGGCCGGCGCACGTTTGAAGCCATTGGCCGGCCCCTGCCCAAGCGGCGCAACATCGTGGTAACGCGCCAGGCCGACTGGCAGGCAACAGGCTGCGAGGCCGCGTTTTCCATTGCCGACGCCCTGGAAACGGCCCGCACCACCGATGAAAATATCTTCGTGATTGGGGGCGGCGAAATCTACCGCCAGGCCCTGCCGATGGCCGATACGGTGTACCTGACCGAAGTGCACCACGACTTTGAGGGCGACGCGGTGTTTCCGGACCTGTTGCCGGGCGAGTGGCGCGAGGAAACCCGGGAGCGGCACGAGCCCGACGACCAGCACGCCTATGCCTTTAGCTTCGTCACGCTTCGGCGGCGGTAG
- the fmt gene encoding methionyl-tRNA formyltransferase, which produces MLRIVFMGTPEFAVPTLETLLTWSGCEVVAVITAPDKPAGRGRQLAESAVKQAAAAHGLPVLQPTNLKAPEFQQELRGYAADLQVVVAFRMLPEAVWNMPRLGSINIHASLLPQYRGAAPINWALIQGEKQTGVTSFFLQHEIDTGNLIFQDVVPIADDDDFGALYEKLKAAGARLALRTVQAIAAGTAPSIPQTTGQELKSAPKIQKETGRLDAAQPAAALVNLVRGLSPIPTAFTQLPDGRTLKIFKAKALDETKPAAPGTWATDGRTYLRLHTGQGQLDLLDVQLEGKKRMPVVEFLRGFNAAVLNAPTV; this is translated from the coding sequence ATGCTACGAATAGTCTTCATGGGCACGCCCGAGTTTGCCGTGCCTACCCTCGAAACCCTGCTTACCTGGTCCGGCTGCGAAGTGGTGGCCGTCATTACCGCGCCCGATAAGCCCGCGGGCCGGGGCCGGCAGCTGGCTGAGTCGGCGGTGAAGCAGGCGGCGGCGGCCCACGGCCTGCCGGTGCTGCAGCCCACGAATCTGAAGGCGCCGGAGTTTCAGCAGGAGCTGCGCGGCTACGCGGCCGATTTGCAGGTGGTAGTCGCCTTCCGGATGCTGCCCGAGGCCGTGTGGAACATGCCGCGGCTGGGTTCTATCAACATTCACGCTTCACTCCTGCCCCAGTACCGCGGGGCGGCGCCCATCAACTGGGCCCTGATTCAGGGGGAAAAGCAAACCGGCGTCACGTCGTTTTTCCTGCAGCACGAAATCGACACCGGCAACCTGATTTTCCAGGACGTGGTGCCCATTGCCGACGACGACGACTTCGGCGCGCTCTACGAGAAGCTCAAAGCTGCCGGGGCCCGGCTGGCGTTGCGCACCGTGCAGGCTATTGCCGCCGGCACCGCGCCCAGCATTCCGCAGACTACGGGCCAGGAGCTGAAATCCGCGCCTAAAATCCAGAAGGAAACCGGCCGCCTTGACGCGGCGCAGCCCGCCGCGGCGCTGGTGAACCTGGTGCGGGGCCTGTCGCCCATTCCTACGGCCTTCACCCAGCTGCCCGACGGCCGCACGCTCAAGATTTTCAAGGCCAAAGCGCTAGACGAAACCAAGCCCGCCGCGCCCGGCACCTGGGCTACCGACGGCCGCACCTACCTGCGCCTGCACACCGGCCAGGGCCAGCTCGACCTGCTCGACGTGCAGCTGGAAGGCAAAAAGCGTATGCCCGTGGTTGAGTTTCTGCGCGGTTTCAACGCTGCCGTCTTAAACGCCCCGACCGTATGA
- a CDS encoding exo-beta-N-acetylmuramidase NamZ family protein: MASSIFCGLLGFALFVGYCTPSPARLATPDRAPETAAQTAPPAPAGLQMGAAQFGKYLPLLQGKRVGLVVNQTSLVGRTHLVDTLLSQGVQVKAIFAPEHGFRGEEADGATIKDGRDTRSGLPVKSLYGKSKKPSAEMLADVDVLIFDIQDVGVRFYTFISTMHYVMEAAAEQGKSVIVLDRPNPNGFYVDGPVLEPQHKSFVGMHPIPVVHGLTVGELAQMINGEKWLAGGKQCPLTVVPVAGYTHATRYELPVRPSPNLPNAHAVLLYPTICLFEGTNVSVGRGTEAPFEMIGAPTQPTSRPFSFTPHPTTGSPQPPLNGQKCYGQDLRKLSAAESGGFTLRYLIDFYQQSTAKDKFFGKYFEQLTGTNSLREMVVAGKSEKEIRKSWEPALGQYKALRKKYLLYPDFK; encoded by the coding sequence ATGGCATCTTCTATCTTCTGTGGCCTGCTCGGCTTCGCGCTCTTCGTGGGCTACTGCACGCCCTCCCCGGCCCGGCTGGCCACGCCCGACCGGGCGCCCGAAACGGCCGCGCAAACGGCCCCGCCGGCGCCGGCGGGCCTGCAAATGGGCGCGGCGCAGTTTGGCAAGTATCTGCCGCTGCTGCAAGGCAAGCGCGTGGGTCTGGTCGTGAATCAAACGTCATTGGTGGGCCGCACTCACCTCGTGGACACGCTGCTGAGCCAGGGCGTGCAGGTGAAAGCCATTTTTGCCCCCGAGCACGGCTTTCGGGGAGAAGAAGCCGACGGGGCCACCATCAAGGACGGGCGCGACACCCGCAGCGGGCTGCCGGTGAAGTCGCTCTACGGCAAAAGCAAGAAGCCCTCGGCGGAAATGCTGGCCGACGTGGACGTGCTCATTTTCGACATTCAGGACGTGGGCGTGCGGTTTTACACCTTTATCAGCACGATGCACTACGTGATGGAAGCCGCCGCCGAGCAGGGCAAGAGCGTCATCGTGCTGGACCGGCCCAACCCCAACGGCTTCTACGTGGATGGGCCCGTGCTGGAGCCCCAGCATAAGTCGTTCGTGGGCATGCACCCCATTCCGGTGGTGCACGGCCTGACGGTGGGCGAGCTGGCCCAGATGATCAACGGCGAAAAGTGGCTGGCCGGCGGCAAGCAATGCCCCCTGACGGTGGTGCCAGTGGCGGGCTACACCCACGCTACGCGCTACGAGCTGCCGGTGCGGCCCTCGCCCAACCTGCCCAACGCCCACGCGGTGCTGCTCTACCCCACCATCTGTTTGTTTGAGGGTACCAACGTGAGTGTGGGCCGGGGCACGGAGGCACCCTTCGAAATGATAGGCGCGCCGACTCAGCCCACTTCCCGGCCCTTCAGCTTCACGCCCCACCCCACCACCGGCTCGCCCCAGCCGCCGCTGAACGGACAGAAATGCTACGGCCAGGACTTGCGCAAGCTCTCCGCGGCTGAATCCGGCGGCTTCACCCTGCGCTACCTGATTGACTTTTACCAGCAGAGCACGGCCAAGGACAAGTTCTTCGGCAAGTACTTCGAGCAGCTCACCGGCACCAACTCGTTGCGGGAGATGGTGGTGGCGGGCAAATCGGAAAAGGAAATCCGCAAGAGCTGGGAGCCGGCGCTGGGGCAGTACAAGGCGCTGCGCAAGAAGTATTTGCTGTACCCGGATTTCAAGTAA
- a CDS encoding ABC transporter permease — MTKIAIISIALGVAVMIVSFAILEGFRNEIQSKIFSFGAHLQVSKYDTNNSLEVEPIGGPRLIKDLHRFKQVKSTQSFARKTAIIKTKEEVLGVVLKGIDEKDGISPMRENLVAGKFLAFPDSAASNDVLLSRKVADKLRLKVGDEALFYFIQNPPRVRKFNVRGIYQTGLDEFDEVYIIGDIRQIRELNAWPDSLVGGVEVVLKDFNQLDPVSDNMYENLRYDLKLDKITDQYAQLFDWLKLLNRNVVIFLILIIFVATFNMVATIFIMILERTNMIGVLKALGATDNQIRSMFFYRGLSLTLRGMLYGNLIGLGFCAIQYFFHPIPLDPENYYMDRVPIFWDPTMVLILNVATFLTSLLAVLIPTYLISRIRPVAAIKFD, encoded by the coding sequence GTGACAAAAATAGCCATTATCAGCATTGCGCTGGGCGTGGCCGTCATGATTGTGTCGTTTGCCATCCTGGAAGGATTCCGCAACGAGATTCAAAGCAAGATCTTTTCCTTTGGCGCCCACCTGCAAGTCAGCAAGTACGACACCAACAATTCTCTGGAGGTTGAGCCCATCGGCGGGCCGCGGCTGATCAAGGACTTGCACCGCTTCAAGCAGGTGAAGTCGACCCAGTCGTTTGCCCGCAAAACGGCCATCATCAAGACCAAGGAGGAAGTGCTGGGCGTGGTGCTCAAGGGCATCGACGAGAAAGACGGCATCTCGCCGATGCGCGAAAACCTGGTGGCCGGCAAGTTCCTGGCTTTCCCCGACTCGGCGGCCAGCAACGACGTGCTGCTCAGTCGCAAAGTGGCCGACAAGCTGCGCCTGAAAGTGGGCGACGAAGCCCTGTTCTACTTTATCCAGAACCCGCCCCGGGTGCGCAAGTTCAACGTGCGCGGCATTTACCAGACCGGCCTCGACGAGTTCGATGAGGTCTACATCATCGGCGACATCCGCCAGATCCGGGAGCTGAACGCCTGGCCCGACTCGCTGGTGGGCGGGGTGGAAGTCGTGCTCAAGGACTTCAACCAGCTCGACCCGGTTTCGGACAACATGTACGAAAACCTGCGCTACGACCTCAAGCTGGACAAAATCACGGATCAGTACGCCCAGCTGTTCGACTGGCTGAAGCTGCTGAACCGCAACGTGGTTATCTTCCTGATCCTGATCATCTTCGTGGCGACGTTCAACATGGTGGCCACTATCTTTATCATGATTCTGGAGCGCACCAACATGATTGGCGTGCTCAAGGCCCTGGGCGCCACCGACAACCAGATCCGCAGCATGTTTTTCTACCGGGGCCTGAGCCTCACGCTGCGCGGCATGCTCTACGGCAACCTCATCGGGCTGGGCTTCTGCGCCATCCAGTACTTTTTCCACCCGATTCCGCTGGACCCCGAGAACTACTACATGGACCGGGTGCCGATTTTCTGGGACCCCACGATGGTCCTCATTCTCAACGTGGCCACCTTCCTGACCTCTCTGCTGGCCGTGCTCATTCCCACCTACCTGATTTCGCGCATCCGCCCGGTGGCGGCCATCAAGTTCGACTAA
- a CDS encoding Gfo/Idh/MocA family protein, translating to MLRRTFLQTTGTALAGTLLTDNALAAALAAALAAALAGSRKRVAMVGTGHRGLGMWGTSVLKEFGDQIEFVGLCDINPGRVATGKKMLGVKCPTFTDFDQMMKQTKPELLIVTTVDAAHNEFIIKGMEYRANIVTEKPMTTDEQKCEAILQAERRTGKTVMVTFNYRYSPHRQKLYELLRSGVIGTITSADFHWYLDVYHGADYFRRWHRRRENSGSLLVHKASHHFDLLNWWLDSDPEEVYGNGQLNFYGKNNSFRHSHCRPCPHKGKCQFYWDITKDERLTKIYVDNEKYDGYHRDGCVWREDVDIFDKMAVQIKYANQVQVSYSLTTYSPYEGYRISFNGTKGKIDAWIKEKQPWEAERYDEIQVTTNFGQRELIQIPNTEEGHGGGDVRLRKQIFAPDGQDPFRQAARSRDGALAVLVGIAARKSIDSGQPIRIGDLTSLKPQARRV from the coding sequence ATGCTGCGCCGAACCTTCCTCCAAACCACCGGCACCGCCCTGGCCGGTACGCTGCTGACTGATAACGCCCTGGCCGCGGCCCTGGCCGCGGCCCTGGCCGCGGCCCTGGCCGGCTCCCGCAAGCGCGTGGCGATGGTGGGCACCGGCCACCGCGGGCTGGGCATGTGGGGCACGTCCGTGCTCAAGGAGTTTGGCGACCAAATCGAATTCGTGGGCCTCTGCGACATCAACCCCGGCCGGGTGGCTACGGGCAAGAAGATGCTGGGCGTGAAGTGCCCCACCTTCACCGACTTCGACCAGATGATGAAGCAGACCAAGCCCGAGCTGCTGATTGTAACCACCGTGGATGCTGCCCACAACGAGTTCATCATCAAGGGTATGGAATATAGGGCCAACATCGTCACGGAAAAGCCCATGACCACCGACGAGCAGAAGTGCGAAGCCATTCTGCAGGCCGAGCGGCGCACCGGCAAAACGGTGATGGTCACGTTCAATTACCGCTACTCGCCCCACCGCCAGAAGCTCTACGAGCTGCTGCGCTCTGGCGTCATCGGCACCATCACCTCGGCCGACTTCCACTGGTACCTCGACGTGTACCACGGGGCCGACTACTTCCGGCGCTGGCACCGCCGCCGCGAAAACAGCGGCTCGCTGCTGGTGCACAAGGCCTCCCACCACTTCGACCTGCTCAACTGGTGGCTCGACTCGGACCCGGAGGAGGTGTACGGCAACGGGCAGCTGAATTTCTACGGCAAAAACAACAGCTTCCGCCACTCCCACTGCCGGCCCTGCCCGCACAAAGGCAAGTGCCAGTTCTACTGGGACATCACCAAGGATGAGCGCCTGACCAAGATCTACGTCGACAACGAAAAGTACGACGGCTACCACCGGGACGGCTGCGTGTGGCGCGAAGACGTGGACATCTTCGACAAAATGGCCGTGCAGATCAAGTACGCCAACCAGGTGCAGGTCAGCTACTCGCTCACCACCTACTCGCCCTACGAGGGCTACCGGATTTCCTTTAATGGCACCAAGGGCAAAATCGACGCCTGGATCAAAGAAAAGCAGCCCTGGGAAGCCGAGCGCTACGACGAAATCCAGGTCACGACCAACTTCGGCCAGCGGGAGCTGATCCAGATTCCCAACACCGAGGAAGGCCACGGCGGCGGCGACGTGCGCCTGCGCAAGCAAATCTTCGCGCCCGATGGCCAGGACCCCTTCCGCCAGGCCGCCCGCAGCCGCGACGGGGCCCTGGCCGTGCTGGTTGGCATTGCGGCCCGCAAAAGCATCGACAGCGGCCAGCCCATCCGCATCGGCGACCTGACCTCACTCAAGCCCCAGGCCCGGCGGGTGTAG
- a CDS encoding peptidoglycan DD-metalloendopeptidase family protein translates to MSGSDLSALLERHQHEFGPVLPVDLNAPEVARLDFTAANPILATADLRDTAAFEVLVARLLEAQNALIGVGGYLEDRVIYRRSPGQFGDPAQQARSLHLGVDVWLRAGTPVLAPLAATVHSVADNDHFGDYGPTVILQHELEDTTFYTLYGHLGRAEVALLRPGMLLEKGEKFAEVGPHPENGDWPPHLHFQIIANMLGREGDFPGVAAPAEREQWAKLCPDPNLILQSQVLAAAG, encoded by the coding sequence ATGTCTGGTTCCGACCTTTCCGCCCTGCTCGAACGGCATCAGCACGAGTTTGGCCCCGTGCTGCCCGTCGATTTGAACGCCCCCGAAGTAGCCCGCCTCGATTTCACCGCCGCCAACCCCATCCTGGCCACCGCCGACCTGCGCGACACCGCGGCATTCGAAGTGCTGGTGGCCCGGCTGCTGGAAGCGCAGAATGCCCTGATTGGCGTGGGCGGCTACCTCGAAGACCGGGTTATCTACCGCCGCAGCCCCGGCCAGTTTGGCGACCCGGCCCAGCAGGCTCGCTCCCTGCACCTGGGCGTCGATGTATGGCTGCGGGCCGGCACGCCGGTGCTGGCGCCGCTGGCCGCCACCGTGCACAGCGTGGCCGACAACGACCATTTCGGCGACTACGGCCCCACCGTGATTTTGCAGCACGAGCTGGAAGACACTACCTTTTATACCCTCTACGGCCACTTGGGCCGGGCCGAAGTGGCGCTGCTGCGCCCGGGCATGCTGCTAGAGAAAGGCGAAAAGTTTGCCGAGGTGGGCCCCCACCCCGAAAACGGCGACTGGCCACCCCACCTGCACTTCCAGATTATTGCCAACATGCTGGGCCGCGAAGGTGACTTCCCCGGCGTGGCCGCCCCCGCCGAGCGCGAACAGTGGGCCAAGCTCTGCCCCGACCCGAATTTGATTCTGCAAAGTCAGGTATTGGCGGCGGCTGGCTAA
- a CDS encoding ferredoxin--NADP reductase, translated as MSSPYLMLNVVEITHETADAATIHLERPDRQPVACEPGQFLTLILPCGPGGKKERRAYSLSSTPSEAPRLSVTVKRVTGGLVSNYLLDTVKVGQQLEVMAPLGNFTLKTSPQAARSIVLVGAGSGITPLMSILKAVVRDEPRSHVLLVYGNRTEESVIFRQQLQQLENQAGGRLQVEHVFSQPSSPTSGHRHTGRLNRTMLLRILEQRHQFPAQQAEYYLCGPEGMMTEARAALDLLGVPAARIQRESFVAAAETIEAAAGQPNGHGDVSDAADDKITARTVTIHYEGAEYELEVKPSQTILEAALDQDIDLPYSCQAGLCTACRGKCLSGKVHLDEREGLSDSEMKQGYVLLCVGHPVTDDVVIEVD; from the coding sequence ATGAGCAGCCCCTACCTGATGCTTAACGTCGTGGAAATCACCCACGAAACCGCCGACGCCGCCACCATTCACCTCGAACGGCCCGACCGCCAGCCCGTGGCCTGTGAGCCCGGCCAGTTCCTGACGCTGATTCTGCCCTGCGGCCCCGGCGGCAAAAAGGAGCGCCGCGCCTACTCGCTCAGCAGCACGCCCTCGGAAGCGCCGCGCCTCTCGGTCACGGTGAAGCGCGTGACCGGCGGCCTGGTCAGCAACTACCTGCTCGACACGGTGAAGGTGGGCCAGCAGCTGGAGGTAATGGCACCGCTGGGCAACTTCACGCTCAAAACTAGCCCCCAGGCGGCCCGTAGCATCGTGCTGGTCGGGGCCGGCAGCGGCATCACCCCGCTCATGTCCATCCTCAAGGCCGTGGTGCGCGACGAGCCCCGCAGCCACGTGCTGCTCGTGTACGGCAACCGCACCGAGGAATCGGTGATTTTCCGCCAGCAGCTCCAGCAGCTGGAGAATCAGGCCGGCGGGCGGCTGCAGGTCGAGCACGTGTTCAGCCAGCCCAGCAGCCCCACGTCGGGCCACCGCCACACCGGCCGCCTCAACCGCACCATGCTGCTGCGCATTCTGGAGCAGCGCCACCAGTTTCCGGCCCAGCAGGCCGAGTACTACCTTTGCGGCCCCGAGGGCATGATGACCGAAGCCCGCGCCGCCCTCGATTTGCTCGGGGTGCCCGCCGCCCGCATTCAGCGCGAGAGTTTCGTGGCCGCCGCCGAAACCATTGAAGCCGCCGCCGGCCAGCCCAACGGCCACGGCGACGTGTCGGACGCCGCCGACGACAAAATCACGGCCCGCACCGTCACCATTCATTACGAGGGTGCCGAGTACGAGCTGGAGGTAAAGCCCAGCCAGACCATTCTGGAAGCCGCCCTCGACCAGGACATCGACCTACCCTACAGCTGCCAGGCCGGCCTCTGCACCGCCTGCCGCGGCAAGTGCCTCTCGGGCAAAGTGCACCTGGATGAGCGCGAAGGCCTGTCCGACTCCGAAATGAAGCAGGGCTACGTGCTGCTTTGCGTGGGCCACCCCGTCACCGACGACGTGGTTATCGAAGTCGACTAG